The Desulfobacteraceae bacterium genome includes the window GCTCGAGATTTAGGCGCCACTCGCGCCGCTCAGCCCTTGTTTTTGGAGGCCAGGCCCTGGGCGAAGCGCCAGTCCGAAACGGTGTCCACATCCACCGCCGCCTCGGCAAAAGGCAGGATCACGGCCCCCACCCGAGACCCCATGCGACGCGAGATCCGGTGCAGGCCGTCGGCAAGCGTCAGCCGCCCCAACAGATAGCGCAGCAGCACCTCCGGGCCCAATCGCTGCAGCATTTTCCAGGGGGATTTGCGGTCTTTTTCCACCTGGCGCCAGAGGTCCGCGGCCAGGCGGCTGCGCGGGGTCAAAAAGGCGTAGAGGTTGCAGCCGCAAAGCGGCCCGTCCTGGAAGCGCGTCGCCGTGCGCCGCATGCCGGGGTAGACCGCCATTATGTCCGCGTGCCGGGCGAAGCCGGCCACGAGGTCGCAGCCCGTATCGAGCGCTGCGCGGCAGAAATGATCCACGATCGCGGGCGAGAGCAGGGCGTGGTCGCCGGTGGTGAGCAGCACCGGGGTTGCGGCGGGAACCGTTTGCAGCGCGGCGTGGGCGCTGGTGCTGGGGGTGCCCAGGGGGGGCAGCCAGCGCAGCCCGCCGGCCGCCAGCCGTGCCTGGAGCAGGGGCTCCGCCGCGACGATCTCCCGGCCCGGCCCGCACAGGACGCAGGCCCCCACCAGCCGCGCGGCGGCCAGGGCATCCAGCACCCGGATCACCATCGGGGTGCCGCCCACCGGGGCCAGGGCCTTGCAGCCGACGCCGGCCGCCAGGGCCACGGGGTCGGGGACGGTGCGATCGGCCGCCAGCACCAGGGCGCTGAACAACCCGGGCAGGGCTTTCATGTCAATGCGTGTCCTTTCGGAGTCGGCCCCGCCCTACTGCGCGCCGGCTTCCTCCGCCGCTTTTGCCGGCGCCACTTTCTGGGCCACGATGTAGCTGCGTTCCTGGCCGACCACCGGCGCGGTCTTGCTGACCACAACATAGACCAGCTCCGGCTGGCCGTCGTTGTTGAAATCGGCCACGGCGCTGTCGCTGATGTGGCCGCCGACCTCCTGGGTGCGCCACTTCAGGCCGAGGCCCAGCTGGTCCCAGGTGCGGCACTCCACGTGACCGCTCTTGAAGGTCCGCAGCCGCGCCAGCATGCGGCCGCTGGCCTCCTGGTTGTTGACCACGATCACGTCCTGTTTGCCGTCGGCATCCAGGTCGGCCACGTGGACCCGCTGGGCCAGGAAGAAGCGGTCCATGTCCCTGTAGTCGGCAATGGTGGCGGAGGCCGCCATGGGGAATTCGACGAAGGCCGTCGTGCCGCCCAGGGCCTGATCGCTGCGCCACTCCTGCTCCCCGCCGGGCCCCATGACCACCAGGTAGTCGTCGCGGTCGAAGCCCACCAGGGTCTCCTCGCCATTGTTGAGCACGTCGCCATAGGTGAAGCCGAAGACGGTGAAGTTCGCTGGCAGGGCCTGGCGCTCGCCCGGTACGTAGCTGCCGTTGTCCCAGACCAGGTTGTAGACCCCCGCGTCAAAGGGTCCCCGCATTCCCCGGCGCTGGCCCATCAGTTGCGGCTCGCGCCCGGGCGGCTGAATCACCCGGTAGTACCAGTTTTCGCGGTCCACGATGCGCCGGTAGCCGCTCCCCTCGGCCTCCAGAACGAAGGAGACCATCCGCCGCTTATCGCGCTGCACGGAGGTGACAAAGATCTCCGCCGGGCCGTTTCCGTTGATGTCGGCGACATCCACGGCGAGAAAGGTTTCGAAGGTTTCCCCGGTGATCTCGGCCACCTTCTCGAAGCCCTGGGCGCCGTAGCGGTAAACAAAAACCGTGCGGTCGCCGATCAAAACCGCCTCGTTTTGGCCGTCGCCGTCCACGTCGCCCACGGCCAGCCCGATGAGGTCCTCGCGAAAGCGCCGGCTTTTCCAGGTGGTGAAGGCCGCCCCGGCGTCGGCATACTGGATCGGGCCGGTCTGGCTGTAGATCAAATCCTGGCCGATGATCAGCTTCTCCGGGTGGCGGCGCGTCTCGGGCACGGCCTCGGCCTGGGGGGCGGCGGGGACGGCGGCGGTTGCCTGCCCGAAAACATCCGCGTTGATGCGGGCCGCGAAATCGTTGACATGCCCGATGACATCCCCCTGGCTCTGGCCGGTTTCAGCGAAGACCACCAACGGCTTTTGCTGCGCCACGTCCAGAAAGCGAGCGTCGGTGCTGATACTCTCGCCAAAGACGGTCAGGCTGCCGAAAGCGACGAAATCGGCCCCCAGCTGCCGGCCCAGTTCGGCGGCGGCGGCGGGGGTCACCGGCCGCGGGACCTTGGCCGCCGCCTCACGCGCCCGGGCCTTGGGAATCACCGCCACCTGGCCCTCGCGGGCGAGGCGGGTGGCGAGCATGTCCTCGATCCCGTTTTGCAGGAAGGTGAGGTCTTCGGCGGCGTTCATGTCAAAGGGCAGCACCAGGACCAGGCGCGGGTTTTGGGCCTGGGCGGTCGGCAAGCCGACCGCTGCAAAGGTCGACAACAGTATGGCGAGAAAAATTGCGGCCAGACCGGGGGCGAAAGGGGCGGATTTCAAAACAGGGCGTCTCCTTGTGGGGCCGGGGGTTGCGCCTGCCGGGTCGGTTGACGGCCGCCGTCCGTGAGTTGCGGACGGAGCCGGGTCAGAGGGCCGGCAGACCGAATTCAGGCGGTTTTTAACACACTTTGCGGGGCAGTCCAACTCTCATTTCATCCGCCGCCGGTGGCACCGCCGTTTTTCAGGCACCGGCACCCCCCAAGCCGGCCGCACCAAACCGCTACAGGATGTGGGGGCCGGCATGAAACCGTCCACAGGATATTGTATGTCCATGCCGTGCGCTTTTACTTCCCGCGACGCACGCCTGATCAAATCGTAACATTCAGAATTTATTTTAATTTTTTCTTAAAAAAAAGACTTGACTTTGGTTAATGCGCCTGTTAGATGAGCCGATAACTGTTACCAGGATTGCGGGGTTTTTTCCGAAATCCTGCTGACGGCCATCAGCGCAGGGCCCATCGGGCCCGGAAAGGAAGGTGACCCGGGGAACGCCAAAGGGATTTTTTTTGTGTCTGAATTATTTAGGTGAAGTAAATTAGGTTATTAGGTGAATAATTAGGTGAAGCAACTCAGGTTATTAGGTGAGGCAGTAACAATTCCGTTAAGGAGGAAGAAAAAGATGAAGAAATTCGCGATTATTTCGCTGGCCGCCCTTCTGGTGGTGGCCTTCACGATGCCGGCGGCGGCCTTCGAGAGCATCTTCGGCGGCTACTGGCGCACCCGTGCGTACACCGAACAGAACTATTTTGGCAGCAAGGACGCCAACGGCGACGAGGGCAACCTCTCCCAGGTCGACACCCGTACCCGCCTCTACTACACCGCCAAGTTCAGCGACAACTTCAAGTTCGTCAACAAGTTCGAGATGGACGCGGTCTGGGGTGACCAGGATCAGGCCGGCTACGGCGACATCGGCGCCGACGGTATCAAGGTGGAAGTCAAAAACACCTACGCCGACTTCGACATGGGGCCGGTCAACGCCAAAATCGGCGTCCAGGGCTTCATCCTGGCTCGCGGCTTCCTGGCCGATGACGACTTTGCCGGCGCGCACGTGGCCTACAAAAACGACCTGATGA containing:
- a CDS encoding nucleotidyltransferase family protein encodes the protein MKALPGLFSALVLAADRTVPDPVALAAGVGCKALAPVGGTPMVIRVLDALAAARLVGACVLCGPGREIVAAEPLLQARLAAGGLRWLPPLGTPSTSAHAALQTVPAATPVLLTTGDHALLSPAIVDHFCRAALDTGCDLVAGFARHADIMAVYPGMRRTATRFQDGPLCGCNLYAFLTPRSRLAADLWRQVEKDRKSPWKMLQRLGPEVLLRYLLGRLTLADGLHRISRRMGSRVGAVILPFAEAAVDVDTVSDWRFAQGLASKNKG
- a CDS encoding VCBS repeat-containing protein codes for the protein MKSAPFAPGLAAIFLAILLSTFAAVGLPTAQAQNPRLVLVLPFDMNAAEDLTFLQNGIEDMLATRLAREGQVAVIPKARAREAAAKVPRPVTPAAAAELGRQLGADFVAFGSLTVFGESISTDARFLDVAQQKPLVVFAETGQSQGDVIGHVNDFAARINADVFGQATAAVPAAPQAEAVPETRRHPEKLIIGQDLIYSQTGPIQYADAGAAFTTWKSRRFREDLIGLAVGDVDGDGQNEAVLIGDRTVFVYRYGAQGFEKVAEITGETFETFLAVDVADINGNGPAEIFVTSVQRDKRRMVSFVLEAEGSGYRRIVDRENWYYRVIQPPGREPQLMGQRRGMRGPFDAGVYNLVWDNGSYVPGERQALPANFTVFGFTYGDVLNNGEETLVGFDRDDYLVVMGPGGEQEWRSDQALGGTTAFVEFPMAASATIADYRDMDRFFLAQRVHVADLDADGKQDVIVVNNQEASGRMLARLRTFKSGHVECRTWDQLGLGLKWRTQEVGGHISDSAVADFNNDGQPELVYVVVSKTAPVVGQERSYIVAQKVAPAKAAEEAGAQ